The following coding sequences lie in one Takifugu flavidus isolate HTHZ2018 chromosome 4, ASM371156v2, whole genome shotgun sequence genomic window:
- the fam83c gene encoding protein FAM83C: protein MSSSEGLRPNTCGRKPLGKLASRLEEVKNPWRQVASLELSHNEAARLATDALLELGEKEYRRVLAEERELNFLSPLELRYISQHAARTGSPDSSGPAERDCGDGDAASELTSGTYFPMMSDEEPPILELGWPESPSRYGPSETQIYFQRDKTHNVKDLIRSLINKAAKVIAMVMDIFTDVDLLCDLMEASNKRRVPVYVLLDEKNLTYFTDMCSALDIQHSHLSNMRIRSVRGDTYCTKSGKKFSGQVLEKFMIIDCEEVIAGSYSFTWLSAQVHSNMVMHFSGRIADSFDREFRCLYADSQIIDCLSDPEEEGLPYYPPFLTTMVPGAAALDLVSDRRDRMCSENSSSQSSNSVSSVKAAPGMTSNTVYRVTQGSDRKEPGAASHLSPDRRERARANGGTGHGSAERPPPPYGLAVGVEWNKPPPPDVLRSHVGGASSKFQAMGLYEHKASPFQGAGPASSSAKTRSPSPVLAPKHRTPPTPFLNKFTDLFLAPASRDRDGARGPSPWGGPDLSQAEPESQQSPPPPPSPAAVMSRHDQKRMTLGHSKLDLVNQYNQMKSKQVYSRFELKTPD, encoded by the exons ATGAGCAGCTCGGAGGGCCTCCGGCCCAACACCTGCGGCAGGAAGCCGCTGGGGAAGCTCGCCTCCcggctggaggaggtgaagaaccCCTGGAGGCAGGTGGCCTCGCTGGAGCTGAGCCACAACGAGGCGGCGCGGCTGGCGACCGACGCGCTGCTGGAGCTCGGGGAGAAGGAGTACCGGCGGGTCCTGGCGGAGGAGCGGGAGCTGAACTTCCTGTCCCCGCTGGAGCTGCGCTACATCAGCCAGCACGCGGCCAGGACCGGCAGCCCCGACAGCAGCGGCCCCGCGGAGCGGGACTGCGGGGACGGGGACGCCGCGTCCGAGCTCACCTCCGGGACCTACTTCCCCATGATGTCCGACGAGGAGCCGCCGATCCTGGAGCTCGGCTGGCCCGAGTCCCCGAGCAGATACGGACCGTCGGAGACGCAGATCTACTTCCAGAGGGACAAGACCCACAACGTGAAGGACCTGATCCGGTCCCTCATCAACAAGGCCGCCAAG GTCATCGCCATGGTGATGGACATCTTCACAGACGTGGACCTGCTGTGTGACCTGATGGAGGCGTCCAACAAGCGCCGCGTCCCCGTCTACGTCCTGCTGGACGAGAAGAACCTCACGTACTTCACGGACATGTGCTCGGCGCTGGACATTCAGCACTCGCACCTGAGC aacatgcgtaTCCGGAGCGTGCGTGGAGACACCTACTGCACCAAGAGCGGGAAGAAGTTCTCGGGTCAGGTCCTGGAGAAGTTCATGATCATCGACTGTGAGGAGGTCATCGCTGGCTCCTACAG tTTCACCTGGCTGTCGGCGCAGGTGCACAGCAACATGGTGATGCACTTCTCCGGGCGCATCGCCGACAGCTTCGACCGCGAGTTCCGCTGCCTTTACGCCGACTCGCAGATCATCGACTGCCTCAGCGacccggaggaggaggggctccCGTACTACCCGCCCTTCCTGACCACCATGGTGCCCGGCGCCGCCGCGCTGGATCTGGTGTCGGACAG GCGGGACAGGATGTGCTCCGAGAACTCCAGCAGCCAATCCAGCAACAGCGTCTCCAGCGTGAAGGCGGCGCCCGGGATGACCTCCAACACGGTTTACAGGGTCACTCAGGGCAGCGACAGGAAGGAGCCCGGCGCCGCCTCTCACCTGAGCCCGGACCGGAGGGAGCGGGCCCGAGCCAACGGAGGAACCGGTCACGGCTCGGCCGAGCGCCCGCCGCCGCCCTACGGCCTGGCGGTGGGCGTGGAGTGGAACAAGCCTCCGCCGCCCGACGTCCTGCGCTCGCacgtgggcggagcctcctccAAATTCCAAGCCATGGGGTTGTACGAGCACAAGGCGAGCCCGTTCCAGGGCGCCGGCCCGGCGTCCAGCAGCGCCAAGACGCGGAGTCCGTCGCCCGTGCTGGCGCCCAAACACAGGACGCCGCCCACGCCGTTCCTCAACAAGTTCACAGACCTGTTCCTGGCGCCGGCCAGCAGGGACAGAGACGGCGCCCGCGGGCCCTCGCCCTGGGGCGGCCCCGACCTGTCGCAGGCAGAACCAGAGAGTCAGCAgagcccgccgccgccgccctcgcCCGCCGCCGTCATGAGCCGGCACGACCAGAAGCGCATGACGCTGGGCCACAGCAAACTGGACCTGGTGAACCAGTACAACCAGATGAAGTCCAAACAGGTGTACAGCCGCTTCGAGCTCAAGACGCCCGACTga